The sequence CGCTCCTCGTGGTTCGACGCGCGAGATGTCTAGCGACTTTATGCCGCGGGCCGATCGGCGTGCGGTGGAACGCCCGTGTCAATCTCTGTCCACCGCTCTCATACGCGGCCGTCGGCGCTGACGTCTGAAGTTTCGGCCTCATGGGCCGGCTCTGTCACTCCGCCTGGATCTTTCTGGCGCAGCGCACGCCCTGGGTCCTGCCTGTGCGATCTTCGCTGTTTCTGAACGTTGTGTCATAGAGCGGGGCGATGGCATTCCCACCGCGAACCACGTATCTTGCTGCTCCAGAGCAGCCCTGGTTCGAGCAGTCCTCGCACGGCATCGGATAATCGCCGTTGCAATCCAAGGTCCACTCCGAGACGTTTCCTAGCATATCGGCATGGCCCCACCTCGCATCGCCGGACGGCGAGAACGAGCCGACAGGCAGGAACGCGGCGACGCTGCATCCGCTGGAGGAGCCGTCTCCTCGGCACTCATTGGCAGCGAACCCGCGCTCCCTCGAAGCGCCCCACGGATACACCCTCTGCTCGTCACCGCCGGCGGCGGCGTAGTTCCACTCGGCCTCGGTGGGCAGGTAGCCCCCGTCCCATACGCAGAATGCGAATGCCTCATACCACGTCACGCAATGGATCGGCCGGTGTTCGTTGGGGCCCGGCTCGGCGGTCCATGTCGGGTAGTACTCACATTCGAGCTGTACTTTGAGCTCCTGGGTGTTCGCCGAGAGCGAGGATGTCCAATCGAATTGCCACCCGCTATCGGTTACACCGGGGCGCTCCCCGACTCCCAGCGCCGGCGGATCCCTCCGCGTCCCCTTGAGCGCCTCCACGAACGCCCGAAATCGCCCTACCGTGACCTCGTATCTGTCGAGCCTGAAGTCGCTGACGGTGGCTGGATAGCTCTCCTCATTGCTTCGGTAGAACGTGCCTCCCGGCACGAGGTCAGCGGCGCAGCAATCCGCGTCTCCGTCGGGCCCGCAGCTCACTCCCGTGCCAGGCGCGTCGCCGCCCTGGCAGCTGGTCGGGACGCACACGCCGTCGCGGCACCCCGGGAAGGGCGGCGCGCACGGCGCCTCCTCGACCCACGCGCCCCCTTCGCATCGCCGCGGCTTCTCACCTGCGCACCCGCGCTCGCCCTCGGTGCATGGGACACATCGGCCCTTTGCGCAGACTGGCGCCTCTCCACTGCAAGGCCGCTGGGGGATCCACTCCCCATCTGCGCACTGCCGGGGCGTATCGCCGACACAGTCGCGCTTGCTGTGCTCGCAACCTCCTGCGCCGGAGCTCGAGTCGATGTCGCCACCGGCTCCTTCTCCTCCAGCGCTCGCCCGCGGAGCGTCCTTGAAGTCGTCGAGCCCGAGCACCAGGCCGCAGCCCGTCATCCCGGCCGCAATCGCCAGCGGAGCCATCCGCGCGCCCGCGGCGTGGCCCGTGCGCCGCCTTTTCACCGTCGACATGCGGCCCACGCTACACACCGTGCCGAGGTCGCGGAAGCACCGCGCGCCAGCCCGCCGCCTCAACCCCGCGCGCCCCGGACACAGCCGCCGGCTTCGGCGGCGGTCCTCGCACCTCCTGGTTCGACCCAGGAGACATCCTCCCCCGGCCCGAGTAGTCTCCCGCCCGGACGCCGGCCCGCATGCGGCGGAACGCCCGCGTCAACCTCGTTTTTCGAGCGTTGCTTGGAGGACAGCTCACCGTGATGGATCGACGAAACCTGCCGGGCCGTGCGCCGCGACGCCCGTCGCGCCTTCGCTGCGCGCTGACCGCAGCGGCCCTGGCCGCACCGGCCCTCGCCACGCTGGCGCCCTCCGCCGCCCGCGCGCAGGAACGGACCTTC comes from Sorangium aterium and encodes:
- a CDS encoding formylglycine-generating enzyme family protein, which translates into the protein MPGGTFYRSNEESYPATVSDFRLDRYEVTVGRFRAFVEALKGTRRDPPALGVGERPGVTDSGWQFDWTSSLSANTQELKVQLECEYYPTWTAEPGPNEHRPIHCVTWYEAFAFCVWDGGYLPTEAEWNYAAAGGDEQRVYPWGASRERGFAANECRGDGSSSGCSVAAFLPVGSFSPSGDARWGHADMLGNVSEWTLDCNGDYPMPCEDCSNQGCSGAARYVVRGGNAIAPLYDTTFRNSEDRTGRTQGVRCARKIQAE